One genomic segment of Impatiens glandulifera chromosome 6, dImpGla2.1, whole genome shotgun sequence includes these proteins:
- the LOC124943608 gene encoding uncharacterized protein At5g08430-like, giving the protein MSSFYSEDEEKEIKSPQVMKKSKDEASGSKNKTTKPKRKFIDWGSEALIEFLTSIGKQTIDKLSQYEVSSIVSRYISDNNLCSMEKKKKVLCDARLQSLFQKKTLNKNKIYDLLELHFAENIEVLDDEFWSFLSDEDDDGVTASTKKKRTLSTIKEAVETEEVQEEGPKSCFASIVEENIKLVFLMKSLVKKMLDNNESEAFDAKVIGCFVKIRSDPMDYSQKNRFQLVLITGVNRIMQDDKMKVNLQASTGRVNIDLDVEKLFDGIFDEDEVDDLRKRVEDGSIPRPTVVSALMLLDRRELLESPEEQRRMLETVPQVVAAPLELDLNASPNLNVQACKTLGSKEDNVSTPLVNGEMPTANEPEAGNVGENNETEIIYSDEDDSWMSSWMW; this is encoded by the exons ATGTCAAGCTTCtatagtgaagatgaagaaaaagaaataaagtcCCCACAAGTAATGAAGAAATCCAAAGATGAAGCGTCTGGAAGCAAAAACAAAACCACCAAACcgaaaagaaaatttattgacTGGGGATCAGAAGCTCTCATCGAATTTCTTACATCTATTGGTAAACAGACAATCGATAAATTATCACAGTATGAGGTGTCTTCTATTGTCAGTCGATACATCAGTGATAACAACTTATGTAGTatggaaaagaagaagaaggttttGTGTGATGCGAGATTACAATCACTATTTCAGAAGAAAACattgaacaaaaacaaaatatatgaccTCCTAGAACTCCATTTTGCTGAAAACATTGAAGTACTCGACGATGAATTCTGGTCATTTTTATCGGATGAGGATGATGATGGTGTGACGGCGTCAACAAAAAAGAAGAGAACATTAAGCACAATTAAGGAAGCTGTAGAAACAGAGGAAGTGCAGGAGGAGGGTCCAAAAAGTTGTTTTGCATCAATTGTTGAGGAAAACATCAAGCTTGTCTTTCTCATGAAGAGTCTAGTGAAAAAAATGTTGGATAACAACGAGTCTGAGGCTTTTGATGCCAAAGTAATAGGCTGCTTTGTGAAAATCAGATCAGACCCAATGGATTACTCGCAGAAAAACCGTTTTCAACTCGTGCTAATAACAG GTGTGAATCGGATTATGCAGGATGATAAGATGAAGGTTAACCTGCAAGCCTCAACTGGGAGAGTAAACATTGACTTAGATGTAGAGAAGTTATTCGATGGTATATTCGACGAG GATGAAGTGGATGACTTGAGGAAAAGAGTGGAGGATGGTTCAATCCCTAGGCCCACTGTAGTAAGTGCTCTCATGT TACTAGATAGGAGAGAACTTCTTGAATCACCAGAAGAACAGAGAAGAATGTTAGAGACGGTTCCTCAGGTGGTTGCTGCTCCATTAGAGCTCGATCTTAATGCATCTCCCAACCTTAATGTTCAAGCCTGTAAAACCTTAG GTTCAAAGGAAGACAATGTTTCGACGCCTTTGGTTAATGGGGAAATGCCTACGGCTAATGAACCAGAAGCAGGCAATGTTGGAGAAAATAATGAAACAGAAATAATCTACAGTGATGAAGATGACTCCTGGATGTCATCCTGGATGTGGTGA